Proteins co-encoded in one Microcebus murinus isolate Inina chromosome 5, M.murinus_Inina_mat1.0, whole genome shotgun sequence genomic window:
- the LTV1 gene encoding protein LTV1 homolog, with translation MPHRKKKPFIEKKKAVSFHLVHRSQRDPLAADETAPQRVLLPTQKINDEERRAEQRKYGVFFDDDYDYLQHLKEPSGPSELIPSSTFSAHSKRDEKEETLVIPSTGIKLPSSVFASEFEEDVGLLNKAAPVSGPRLDFDPDIVAALDDDFDFDNPDNLLEDDFILQANKPTREEEGMDIQKSEDEDEWEDVDDERGRGSDADDCDSVGPLSDDDGMFAPGKPHGAVENHFFWDEETKSRFTEYSMTSSVMRRNEQLTLHDERFEKFYEQYDDDEIGALDNAELEGSIQVDSNRLQEVLSDYYKEMAENCVKLNTLEPFEDQDLPMNELNESEDEEIVTVVLEEAKEKWDCESICSTYSNLYNHPQLIKYQPKPKQIRISSKTGIPLNVLPKKGLTAKQAERMQMINGSDLPKASTQPRSKNESKEDKRARKQAIKEERKERRVERKANKLAFKLEKRRQEKELLNLKKNVEGLKL, from the exons ATG CCTCACAGGAAGAAAAAACCGTTTATAGAGAAGAAGAAAGCTGTGTCTTTTCACTTGGTCCACCGGAGCCAACGAGATCCTTTAGCAGCAGATGAGACTGCACCCCAGCGGGTTCTGTTGCCCACACAGAAA ATAAACGATGAAGAAAGGCGAGCAGAACAGAGGAAGTATGGAGTGTTCTTTGACGATGACTATGACTACCTACAGCACCTGAAGGAACCATCTGGGCCTTCTGAGCTTATTCCCTCAAGTACCTTCAGTGCACACAGCAAGAGGGATGAGAAAGAAGAGACTTTAGTAATTCCA aGCACTGGAATTAAGTTGCCTTCATCAGTGTTTGCATCAGAGTTTGAGGAAGATGTTGGATTATTAAATAAAGCAGCTCCAGTTTCAG gACCTCGACTGGATTTTGATCCTGACATTGTTGCAGCTCTTGatgatgattttgattttgataatcCAGATAATCTGCTTGAGGATGACTTTATTCTTCAGGCCAATAAGCCTacaagagaggaagagggaatggATATACA GAAATCTGAGGATGAGGATGAGTGGGAAGATGTGGATGATGAGAGGGGAAGAGGCAGTGATGCTGATGACTGTGACTCTGTGGGCCCATTATCAGACGACGATGGTATGTTTGCCCCTGGAAAACCTCACGGAGCTGTAGAAAATCACTTTTTCTGGGATGAAGAAACGAAAAGTCGCTTCACAGAGTATTCTATGACTTCCTCAGTCATGAGGAGAAATGAACAGCTGACTCTTCATGATGAGAGGTTTGAGAAG TTTTATGAGCaatatgatgatgatgaaatTGGAGCTCTGGATAATGCTGAATTGGAAGGTTCCATTCAAGTAGACAGCAATCGCTTACAGGAAGTTTTGAGTGACTACTATAAAGAGATGGCAGAGAA TTGTGTAAAGTTGAATACTCTTGAACCTTTTGAGGATCAAGACCTGCCAATGAATGAGCTCAATGAGTCTGAGGACGAAGAGATTGTTACTGTAGTTCTTGAAGAAGCCAAAGAAAAGTGGGATTGTGAATCCATTTGTA gTACCTACTCAAATTTATACAACCATCCACAGCTTATCAAGTATCAACCAAAG cCCAAACAAATCCGAATATCTTCTAAAACAGGAATACCTCTCAATGTCTTACCCAAAAAAGGACTCACAGCAAAGCAAGCTGAACGAATGCAGATGATTAATGGCAGTGATCTGCCTAAGGCATCAACCCAACCACGttctaaaaatgaaagcaaagaagaCAAAAGAGCAAGAAAGCAAGCTATAAAAGAAGAGCGCAAG GAACGAAGAGTGGAGAGGAAAGCTAATAAACTGGCATTTAAACTggagaaaagaaggcaggaaaaggagCTACTGAACTTGAAGAAGAACGTTGAGGGTCTGAAGCTATAG